The genomic window GACGTTTGCGCAACAAGAGTGCTGCAAGTGGTTGAAGCAAATGGACAACGAGTGCGTGTGCGACCTTCTGGTCCGGCTTCCGCCATTGCTAGCCAAACCAATTCATAACTATACAGTCTTTGTGGATGAGTCATGTATCGTCACTTTCGTCTGTGGAGGCAGACTCATTAGCTGATTCTCTTTCCTTTCTAATACTATACTGCcatgtcttctcttcttcttcgagaaTCAAGACCCCTTTGtctatcttctcttcttagtTGTTgtcataaagttttttattcaCGCTGTTTAGTTTAATTGTTGTACTTGTACGTTCACATTACATATACAGGTCAAAAAGTCAAACCAAACCATTCGTGTGAGCTTCCATATGGGCCGAAATTCATAGGGTTTTGAGATGATTGCAGGCCCATTATTTATTACAGATGgcaattttctaaattagttAGTTTCAAGCCCGTTTATTGTATTAATAACACCACAGTGGGTGGGAGGACTCGGAAGTATATAAGAGCGATCCTGTGGTGAGTTTAAGGACGTTTGCTATTTCTACGTTGACATAAATTAATCGAATCCATTCTATAACGCAATTTCAATTCACAAAAAACGAATATATAGTACTAAcaaacagaaccaaaaaaaaaaactaagagatGATGGTACATTAAACAAGGGAAGATGGAGATTCTGGAATCTTACTTtctgtaataaaaaaaaagtcgcGTTGATGGGACCAATGtatagaatttaaattttcgGGTTATGCTAAAAAGATGTGATTCTTTTACTcgaacttctttttttttgttggcaaGTTGTTATTTGTCTTCTTGCACTTTGTTCCTTATATCTTATAGGTTCAAAATCTACGtcaagatcatatatatacgcAAATATTCACACCTACATAAGTTTCCAAATTCCAATACATGGTACCAGGCCAAGAAGACCAAAGTATACATATAGAAGTTAGAAGGAGGATATAAGtgatcaattttattttattttggtaaaagaaaatgagtgatcaattttgtttgttacggaacatatttttataattatgacAAGAGCAATGAGATAGCAAACTGtaataaaacaaaccaaaaaaaggtgGCCACTAGCGTCGAGAGACGCCAATCGCACACGGGCTTAgtagagagaataaaaaaaatggatggGTTCCAATTAAGAACGCATTAAGAAAACTAAGATtgatatgtgtgtgtgtgtgtgggcACTCACATGATGAATCGAATAATTTGCACATATTTGTCAACGGGCTTCTCTGTACGGCTTCTGGCGCATTCTACTGTTTCTTACTGTACGGTCATTTGCTAATTGCTGCTACtcatttttaaagtataattaattaataactaCTACTATTATTCTtctctttaccaaaaaaaaatatatattaaatcttctttttcttcgttttgttCCGACTCAAACtggttaatatttttgaacGGATTCTATACCTAAAAAGTTGCTGCTATATATTATCAAACTTTGTGGATCGTAtcatatttgtgttttttttttactttttgttggtACAAGAAATTGAAGGAAAAATCGTATCATTTATTTGAGTGGTTatagtaattttatttgtttagcttcttttttttgttttttaaatcaGCAAAAACTAAgatgaaaaaacaattgatgtataatttttatgattatttttcttttttggaagagaaaaaatcattGGCTTAGAAATTTGTGTCCTTAATAGcttctttaacaaaaatttttttgtctatatATAGCTAGCTactaaatgtttctttttttgttccagAGTATCTTGATCATAATTTAtggttataaacttatatacATAAGTGGGTCAGCAGTCAAGATTTCCCCTTTAATATTGGTTAATATTCTCCTGtttagaaataacaaattgtATTATTAATCATGAGATAGAAACTTATATAAATCGTACCAACTTTAAGCCCCACTCAGCTTACTCGTCGTTATATTATTGAAATCAAATAGTTACAAAAGGCGGGTAAGTCttcattttccaaatataGCATTCCACTCACAGTCTCACTTACATCCAAAAAAGTAGATGATAATACTGAATAACCGTTATGCCAAAATTTTCAGTATCTGACAATACTATATACGATAATACGATAtgcatatatatcatattttatttttgtagcttatttttttatatttttccacCACTCATCGTAGCCTCGTATATTTTGATCGGATCATTGCCCCGTCACCATCACCAATAAGTACCATTGGCGTAAATTAACCACATTTCTTCAGAATCCACCCTTATCTTTTACGTGGTTACAACTGATCACGCCACTAGACACCGCGACAACTCGCGTTCCATGGCGGCCGCAACCGCTGTTGAAGCTTCCACGAGCGGTCGTCGGCTGGCAATGTCCAGCAGAAACCGCGACACAGTATCTGTGCTTGGTCCAGCCACGAGCCTCTCCCAGGCCACGTTAGCATCCATCTTGGACCTTCGCTTTGTAAAGACTGGAGTCGCATCCACTCTCTGAATAGACCACTTCTTCACTTTTCTCAACCGTTCGATCTTTTCTCTCTGCCTACAAGCTAACTCAAATGTATTCCTCTTTATTTCTTCCAACACTTTACTTAACAGTTCTTCTCTGTCTTCCACATTCAAGAACTGCTCGTTCCTGAAAAACCTGTCAAACTCCGGAAATCCGATTGCTTTCTTGATCCCTCTTGAGTAATCAGAGTTCGAAAAGTCGAAAAATTCTCTGACTTCCTCAACCATTCCACTCTCCACCATCTTGTCAACTCTCTCAGACACGAACCCGTGCAAAACGGGAAGTGCCACGTCCACCCATAGAAAACAACAGTCGTATCTCGACCtgaacttgttttctttgtcatcCACTAGAGCCTCCACGTAAGAGTTGGAACCTCCAACGATGATTGGAAGCTTTCCACGGTTTAGGACGGATTCAATGGAGAGATTCGCCATGTGACAGTAATTCGCGGCGGTTAAGTCGGCTTCAGGCGGCAAGACGCCGAGGAGATGGTGCGGTACCCCGCAGCTCTCCTCGCTCGTGATCTTGTTGGTTACAATGTCTAGACCTTGGTGGACTTGTATCTTGTCTGAGTTTATGATCTCAGCCCGAAAACGTGTGGCTATATCCACGGAGAGTCGTGACTTGCCTGTCCCGGTAGCACCCATGATGACCACAACTTTGTCCTTTGGACCGTATGGGTTTAGAGTTAGCATATTGGGACCAAATCTCGCTGGAGGGAAGTCTAAAGTCGGCGAAGGAGGCAATGGTTGTTTGCACATAGCCATAGATATCTTCATGATCATGATGAAACGCTTTGCAATATAAACTTGCTGGtgtttaaaatatgttttgttatgtttggtAGGCTTGTATATCTTCTTATATATGAAATGTTCAGGTGACTTTGCATGAAggatatgatttatatatatagggtCACACACTTAGTAAATGGCCACTGTACGAATGATATACGACAAGTTGGCTCGCcccttttttaattaattggtCAAAcctgttgttttattttactttattcTCCTCTAATTCTATTTAGACTGGCCAAATATTTGATCCGCGTGCAATGCAGAtgatatatattgataatGTCACAATCAAACGTAAACTTCTATTACGTTTGATGTGAAGTTAAgatacgattttttttctaggAAAATAACGATTATATGCGAGGCAGAAAGTTTTAAGAagcatttctcttctttttaataaaaatatatatgggttatttttttttgatgggTTATTGTCTAAGCTCAtagtatatttgtttttaatagattttatcATGTTATTAG from Arabidopsis thaliana chromosome 3, partial sequence includes these protein-coding regions:
- the IPT3 gene encoding isopentenyltransferase 3 (isopentenyltransferase 3 (IPT3); CONTAINS InterPro DOMAIN/s: tRNA isopentenyltransferase (InterPro:IPR002627); BEST Arabidopsis thaliana protein match is: isopentenyltransferase 5 (TAIR:AT5G19040.1); Has 30201 Blast hits to 17322 proteins in 780 species: Archae - 12; Bacteria - 1396; Metazoa - 17338; Fungi - 3422; Plants - 5037; Viruses - 0; Other Eukaryotes - 2996 (source: NCBI BLink).); the protein is MIMKISMAMCKQPLPPSPTLDFPPARFGPNMLTLNPYGPKDKVVVIMGATGTGKSRLSVDIATRFRAEIINSDKIQVHQGLDIVTNKITSEESCGVPHHLLGVLPPEADLTAANYCHMANLSIESVLNRGKLPIIVGGSNSYVEALVDDKENKFRSRYDCCFLWVDVALPVLHGFVSERVDKMVESGMVEEVREFFDFSNSDYSRGIKKAIGFPEFDRFFRNEQFLNVEDREELLSKVLEEIKRNTFELACRQREKIERLRKVKKWSIQRVDATPVFTKRRSKMDANVAWERLVAGPSTDTVSRFLLDIASRRPLVEASTAVAAAMERELSRCLVA